The nucleotide sequence GTGACCGGTTTGACTAAATATTCGTCGGCTCCGGCTCTTTTAATTCCGTAATTAATTTCTAAAACGGTTTTTTTAGAAGAGCAAAAGATGACATGTTGTTTGGCTGTGGAATCATTAGAACGTAAGGCTCTTAAAAATTTATAGCCATCTTGATTGGGCATAACAATGTCTAAGAAGAGAGCGTTATATTGCCCTTGAGATAGCTTATCGATCACGCCTTCGGTATCGCTACAAACTTCGGTCTCATGACCTAATTCATGTAACAAAGAAGATAATAAATGACGGTCAACATTACTATCATCTACGATCAGAAATTTCATGGTTTTTCCTCTTAATAAAGAATAAGTTTAGGGGGGTTAGACCTCAGTTTCATCAGTAGCATTGCTCAAGTTGGGCAACAGCTTTTTTAAATCGTTTTTAAACTGAGTAATTTCTTCTCGACTACGAGGTTTTGCTAAAAACTGGCAATTAGCCCATTGCGCTCGCCATTGATTGGTCATAGAGTTTTCAGCCGTTAACAAGACTAAAGGAATTGAAGCTAATTCTGATTGACGGCGAATCTGTTTAATTAGATCAAATCCTGACAGTCCAGGCATATTAATATCTACAAAAATCATTGACGCTTTACAACGCAACAATTGCTCAACTGCCACTAGGGGGTTTTGGCAAGTAAGCACTCGATATCCCCAACTACTAACTAAATTTTTAAATTGTTTGATAATTAAGGGTGAATCATCCACAATAAAAATTTCTGGGTTGGCAGTGGGAAGAAGCTCGAGACACACCATCCCATTGCTAACTAGCTTTAAAAAAACTTTAGCAATCTCTAAGGGATCATTCGCCATTTTTTGGGCGATTTCTTCTAAAGTTTTACCACTGGTCACTAATTGTTGAACTTGCTGCTTTTGGGCTTCTGTTAGATTAGCCTGGGCCATAGCCGCAGGGATGAGAATGGGAGTACATTGCATCGTAGGAATGCGGGTTTTGATGATTTCCCACTCGGTTTGTCTTTGTTTGCCGCGAGAAATTAACTCCTCTAATTTAAATCCAGGTAGTTGAGCTTGAAACACTAATTCAGGTTCTGGGATAAATTCTGCAACCCCTGAACAGTTAAATAAAAATAAATCAAAATCGGATAGTAATTGATGATGAATGGCATGAATCACCTGCTCATGGGTGATTATCCCGGCTTTCTGCATTTTTTTAATAATAGTGCCAATTTGCTCTTGCTCTTCTGGAGAAGATTCCTCAATAAGCTGCAAAATTTGTTTTTGAGCTTGAGCCGTTCGCAAGGGAGGCAGAAAACGCTTAAGCAGAGTGAAAAAATTCGACCAACTGAGACGTTCAATCCCAGAATAGACGACTCGGCTTTGAACTAGAGTTAGATACCAAGTTGGATGCTGAAGTCCTTGGTCATTAAAAGTGAGTTGAAATCGCCAGCTACCTGTAGTTACCTGTTGGGCAGTATTGAGTAGTTTTTTCGGTAACTCCTCTAGCTGAAATGAAAAGTTAAGGTTTGTTATTGTGTTCATAAACGAACCTATTCACAGGGGTTTGGAGAATCTTGGCTTCTAGCCTTGGTTTTTTAGTCGATAGCAGAGCTATGAGAAATACACCTCCATTGAGACAACGTGTTTTTTCTTAACTATTAATTCTTGCTCAATAATACAATTTCTTCCTAAAATCCAGTGGGAAGCATCTTAATAGGATAGCGATAAGTGAAAGAAGTCTTTTAACGATTAGTAGCTCCTCATAGTGGAAAGCGTTAATCATGCTTCTACTTAAATCATACCCAAATTATTCATCAATCCTACCAACTTAATTGTTTTTAAAATTTTCTCGGTAAAATCACGAACTTGATGGCTGTGGGGACTGCTGATGGATGACTATGTATGGTAGAATTAACGGATGTTGATAACTTTTAAAAGTATTTCCCCTCGGCTAATCGCTCTTTTTTATCTTCCGATAGCTTAGTAATCTTAATCAGTCAATATGGCAAGGCATTATATTGAGGGTCGGCTTTCTCATGATGTTGTGGAATTTGAACCCAATGGTTCTGCCGCAACATTTACTGTCTATGTACAAAACTTAAGTGAAGAGTTTGCCTCGTTTCGAGTAGAATTATTTGCTCCCGGTTGTGATCCCAATTTAGGTCATCGCTGGTACAAACTTTATCCGGAAGTTTCTACGAAAAAACCCCCAGGAGATACGACTGATTTTGTGGTCACCATTAGCGAAACTCCTATCCCAGGCGCAGAAATCATTAATATAACCGTACAAATTTCTTCAAACGAGTTTCGGGATATTCAAAGACTTCCCCTACGTCTAAAAGTTAAACCGGGTTCAGGACCGACTCGTTTACAAGTAAATTTACCGATCCGTCATTTCTTGGTTTATCCTCGTCAAGTTATCCAAATACCTGTTCAAGTTTTTAATCCTAATCAAAGCAACGTGGATGTTGTTTTATATTTTTCAGGATTAAATGCTAATTGGCTCTATGAAGGTGACCAACGTAGAATTTTAATTGGAGCCGGACAAACCGGAGAAACAAATTTCTCTTGTCAACCGCCGATTGCTCTCCAAGCTCCCAGTGGAAAATATCCTTTTAAAGTAGAAGCTTATCTATTTAGTAATGTAGCCGGCTCTGATAGCGGCGTTTTAGAAGTGGTGCCGGTGGGAACGATTATGTTTACTTGTTCCCCAAAACATTGTTGGATTCCGTCTCAAAAATATTGGTTTCCCAGCTTAAAATCTGAGCCAGGGATTTTTCAGCTTCAGTTTAAAAATGTCAGTAATTTAGCACAAGGTATTGCAGTTCAAGTTCAAGGAAAAGATGTTAAACGATGTGATTGTGAAGTAACGCCCCCGCAGATCAGTATAAATACGGGGGAAACCCATCAGATGACTTTTAAAGCCAGTAAAAAAAGGCCTTGGCTCGGATTAACCCAAAAATTTCAGTTTCAGTTAATCACCGCACTCTACGATCAACGCTTAGGTAAAACTGATCCTCCCACAGAAACAGTAGAGCTATATTTACAGCCAATTTTACCCGTTTGGTTACAATTATTAGCGGCTTTATTATTATTGGCTTTATTGTTATTACTACTTCCCAGGGAGTCTCATACAGGCCCAGTCAATGCAGTTCAATTTAGTGGGGTCATTAACCCTATCTTAAGCGGTTCAGACGATCAAACGGTTCGCGCTTGGTTGGCCACTCCGGATAATCTATTGTGTCGCGGGTTGGGATGGCAGCGATATTGTGTGCAACCTCGGGGAATTTTAGTGGATAGAATCACCGATGGAACCGATAAAAAAAGTGTACAGGTGTTGCAATTTCGTTCAGAAAAAACCGATCAGGTGGCGGTAGGGTTGGAAAATGGGGAAATTTTACTCTGGGATGTGCTAAAAAAAGAAAAAATTCGCTTGTTTTCTCAACAAAAATCTGACCGAGTTTTTGCCCTAGTTTTTACCAAAGATTCTCAATATCTATTTAGTGGGCATGGTTTAAGCTTACGCCTGTGGAAGTTAAACGGCGATCAAGTGACCCCTTTGGCAGAAAAACAGTTAGGTTTTGCCATCTATACCTTATCGTTAAGTAAAGATGAACGACAATTAATTGTTGCCGGCCGTTATAATCGAATTTTAATCGGAGACTGGAGGGTGCGCGATCAATTACCGCAATTTCAAAGCCTTGAATATCCCTCGGGTTCTCAAAATGATTATATATATAGTATTGCTGTGGCCAATAATCTTTTAGCCACTGCTGATAACCAAGGCTATATTAGATTATGGGACCTAAAAAACTGCTCCAACAAAGGCCCTGAACTACTCAATTGTCCGTTACTCGATGAATGGCAAATGAAGTATTCTAACGGAGAACCCATGCCTGTACGTTCAATAAAATTGAGTGAGGGGGTCGGTACTAACGCGCGGGGGGACGCTAATGAAGATGGCGGCTATCTAATTGCTGCCGGGGATGATGGTAAAATTGTCTTATGGCCGTTAACGCCGAGTGGTTCTAGACAGCCGCAATTCATTGAAGGCAAACTCATCGCTAACTATAATCAAGGAATTAACAGCATTGATGTAAAAATAGAACGCCAGCGCTTACTGATTCTGAGTGGCAGCGATGATAATCAAGTAAGGTTAAATGTTTATCCCCTAAATTAGGAACTAAGAAGTAGAAAATAGGCAATAGGGAACAGGAAACAGGGAACCCATGACTAATACTAATGAGCGCTTTTCAAGAGTGCCCCTCATGACTAATGACTAATGAATAATGACTAATTTTGAACCCTTTGCTGTTATTATCAATCCACCGCCATCGAGTGTCCTGCAAATTTATCCAGGACAGACAAGCGAATTAAGTATAGTAGTCAATAATCAGGACCAAGACTCTCAAGGGATAGTTGTTGAAGTATATTTGGATATACCAGAACGTTTACGTCCTTGGTGTAACGTTAGTCGTACCAGTTTTAATTTAGATGGGGGTAGAAGTCAATCAGTAGAGTTTATTTGGCAAATTCCCACAGAAGCCATTCCTAATCGTTATCGCTATGATTTAGTTGTAGACTCTCCTAGCTTAAGAGCGCCGTTACTGTATACTCTAGAGCTAGAAGTTCTAACTCCTATTCAAACGCCAGTTACTAGCAAAGACCCCACTTTAAGGATTGAACCTCAAACCTCTTCTACTAATCCCATAGAATTAAAAACAAAACCCTTAATCATTCAGGCCTTAGTACATAATCGTTCTAATTTGGTGGATGATTTTCGGCTTACCTGTCCCGATTTAGATGACACTTGGTACACGGTACGTTATCCCGAAGGTATTCAACAACAGGGGTTAATTTCAGGGGGAAATAAATTAAGCTTAAACCCCAATACACAAGGACAGATTACCCTATTACTTCATCCTCCTGAAAATACGATTTCTGGTCATTATCGTCCTACAATTCGCCTTCATTCTACTGTCAAGCCAGATTTATTGTTACAAGATATTTTTTATCTTTATATTCCTCCTATTTATCAAATCAACTTTCAGATTCAGACTATTCGAGAAAAAATTAAGCAACAAGCAGCCCTTTATCAAGTAGTAGCCATTAATGAAGGAAACACGATTCGAGAAATTAAGTTTAAACCTGGAAGCGACGATGAAGCCGAAATTTGCCAATACCAAATAGACACTTCTCGTTTAAAAATTCCTCCTGGAAAAACCATAGCAGTAGGCTTAAAAGTTAAGCCGACAAAACGTGCGGGCCGTCCTCTTTTTGGTGCGCCTAAACCGATTAATTTTAAACTGGATGTAGAAGATTTACATCAATTTCCTTTGCCGGCTTATTTACCCCTAAAAAGCCTGCTATTGCTGGAAGCCCGCCCAATATGGCAACTATTACTATTACTTTTAAGTGGTGTCATCACCCT is from Gloeothece verrucosa PCC 7822 and encodes:
- a CDS encoding response regulator, with the translated sequence MKFLIVDDSNVDRHLLSSLLHELGHETEVCSDTEGVIDKLSQGQYNALFLDIVMPNQDGYKFLRALRSNDSTAKQHVIFCSSKKTVLEINYGIKRAGADEYLVKPVTKETLTEVLQKVPLA
- a CDS encoding response regulator: MNTITNLNFSFQLEELPKKLLNTAQQVTTGSWRFQLTFNDQGLQHPTWYLTLVQSRVVYSGIERLSWSNFFTLLKRFLPPLRTAQAQKQILQLIEESSPEEQEQIGTIIKKMQKAGIITHEQVIHAIHHQLLSDFDLFLFNCSGVAEFIPEPELVFQAQLPGFKLEELISRGKQRQTEWEIIKTRIPTMQCTPILIPAAMAQANLTEAQKQQVQQLVTSGKTLEEIAQKMANDPLEIAKVFLKLVSNGMVCLELLPTANPEIFIVDDSPLIIKQFKNLVSSWGYRVLTCQNPLVAVEQLLRCKASMIFVDINMPGLSGFDLIKQIRRQSELASIPLVLLTAENSMTNQWRAQWANCQFLAKPRSREEITQFKNDLKKLLPNLSNATDETEV